A DNA window from Jaculus jaculus isolate mJacJac1 chromosome 1, mJacJac1.mat.Y.cur, whole genome shotgun sequence contains the following coding sequences:
- the LOC101611335 gene encoding olfactory receptor 8K3-like: protein MEKQNFTVISEFILMGITDHLELQALFFGLFFIIYVTAVVGNLSMILLTKMDSRLQTPMYFFLQHLSFIDFGYSTAVAPKMLVNLLAEQNTIPYNWCATQQALFIFFIISELFVLAAMAYDRYVAICNPLLYTVIMSKRVCWVLVALPYLYSAFLSLITTIKIFLSSFCSNNIISHFYCDSLPLLTIICSGTRDVELIILIFSAFNLLSSLFIILVSYLMILMSILRINSAEGRQKAFSTCAPHLTVVVVLYGTLIFMYVQPKSSHSFETDKMASLFYTLIIPMLNPMIYSFRNKEVKDVVHKLWKTI, encoded by the coding sequence ATGGAGAAACAAAACTTTACTGTCATAAGTGAATTCATTCTCATGGGCATCACAGACCACCTGGAACTTCAGGCTCTCTTCTTTGGGCTGTTCTTCATCATCTATGTAACAGCAGTGGTGGGAAATCTGAGCATGATCCTCCTCACTAAGATGGACAGCAGGCTACAAACCCCTatgtactttttcctccagcatctGTCTTTCATTGATTTTGGTTACTCAACTGCTGTGGCACCAAAAATGCTGGTAAACCTTTTAGCAGAGCAAAATACCATTCCCTACAATTGGTGTGCAACCCAGCAGGCTCTCTTCATCTTCTTCATCATTAGTGAGCTTTTTGTTCTGGCAGCCATGGCCTACGATCGCTATGTAGCCATCTGCAACCCTCTGCTCTACACTGTCATCATGTCAAAGAGAGTGTGCTGGGTGCTTGTGGCACTCCCTTATCTCTAcagtgcctttctctctctgatcacAACCATCAAAATCTTCCTTTCATCCTTCTGTAGCAATAACATCATCAGCCATTTCTACTGTGACAGTCTGCCCTTGTTAACAATTATTTGCTCAGGCACACGTGATGTTGAGTTGATAATATTGATCTTTTCAGCCTTTAACTTACTTTCATCTCTTTTCATAATTCTTGTGTCCTACCTAATGATCTTGATGTCCATCCTCAGGATTAATTCTGCAGAGGGCAGGCAAAAGGCTTTCTCCACCTGTGCTCCTCACCTGACAGTGGTAGTTGTATTATATGGGACTCTGATTTTTATGTATGTTCAACCCAAGTCCAGTCATTCCTTTGAGACTGATAAAATGGCCTCTCTATTCTATACTCTTATAATACCCATGCTCAATCCTATGATCTATAGCTTTAGAAACAAAGAAGTAAAGGATGTGGTTCACaaattatggaaaacaatataA